One stretch of Nicotiana tabacum cultivar K326 chromosome 18, ASM71507v2, whole genome shotgun sequence DNA includes these proteins:
- the LOC142172619 gene encoding uncharacterized protein LOC142172619 has translation MELSITNENTAAGSSGILKLLVMPTSSVIEEYESIIITDSIPSSIEVGQVYQDKETIATAMKHYSIMHKFQFRVKRSSARRIVVEFYWLICVGENCTWHFKATSINDSAMFKVRNFDNQHTCSLMDNTFIQRKPTAMVVGSMVIPKYSDPKTIYTPKDIQFDMLSEHGVNLTYMQAWRAKKKALQFLRGHPADSYNKLPSYLYILEKTYPGSVVKLKKTDDDCFLYVIVAICTSISGWEYCMPVVLVDGTFLKSAYMRIMLTTSTMDATGTILPLAYVVVDSENDTSWKWFFEQFKLAYGERPNIWSRVHATVNRTWTMTSHITKSLNAVTKYARELSIVELLEYMRTLLELWMKEKLLKAKGTFTYLEYKLNKELDDNRTLSHKLKVRASTDYIHTVIDGVRRYIFDELPCPHALAALRQRDESFEEYYSPYYTRANLLRTYEIPVNPLPDESKWNVPQHITEEVVNPPKRGKRQPGRPQKERYKIYDEINSKKYKVSCGNCGGEGHNKRSSKNAPKMK, from the exons atggaattgaGTATCACAAATGAGAACACAGCTGCAG GTTCGTCTGGAATACTAAAGTTACTTGTTATGCCAACATCTTCCGTTATAGAGGAATATGAAAGTATAATAATAACAGATAGTATACCAAGTTCTATTGAAGTAGGACAAGTATACCAAGACAAGGAAACAATTGCAACTGCAATGAAACACTATTCTATCATGCACAAGTTCCAATTCAGGGTTAAAAGATCTAGTGCTAGAAG AATTGTAGTTGAATT ctACTGGCTGATATGTGTTGGTGAAAACTGTACATGGCACTTCAAGGCAACTAGCATaaatgattctgcaatgttcaagGTCAGAAATTTCGATAACCAACACACATGCTCTTTAATGGACAATACATTCATACAACGCAAACCTACTGCCATGGTAGTTGGTAGCATGGTTATTCCAAAATATTCTGATCCTAAGACAATTTACACCccaaaagacattcaatttgaCATGTTGTCTGAACACGGCGTGAATCTAACCTACATGCAAGCCTGGAGAGCAAAGAAAAAGGCTTTACAGTTTTTGAGAGGTCATCCTGCTGACTCCTACAACAAATTGCCTAGTTATTTGTATATTCTAGAGAAGACTTATCCGGGGTCTGTAGTTAAATTAAAGAAGACAGACGATGACTGCTTCTTGTATGTAATTGTTGCGATTTGTACGTCAATCAGTGGTTGGGAATATTGTATGCCAGTTGTATTAGTTGATGGGACCTTTTTAAAGTCAGCATACATGAGAATAATGCTAACAACCAGTACAATGGATGCAACAG GTACCATATTACCATTGGCATATGTTGTTGTTGATTCAGAGAATGACACATCATGGAAGTGgttttttgagcaattcaagcTCGCATATGGTGAAAGACCAAATAT ATGGTCTCGAGTACATGCTACGGTGAACAGAACTTGGACTATGACATCACACATTACAAAGTCGTTGAATGCTGTAACAAAATATGCAAGAGAGCTGTCAATAGTAGAACTATTAGAGTATATGAGGACCCTTCTTGAACTTTGGAtgaaagaaaaattattgaaagCAAAGGGTACATTCACATACCTTGAATACAAATTGAACAAAGAGTTAGATGACAACAGAACATTGTCGCACAAGCTTAAA gtgagggcttcaacaGACTACATCCATACAGTAATAGATGGTGTGAGGCGCTATATT TTTGATGAACTACCTTGTCCACATGCTTTGGCTGCTTTAAGACAAAGGGATGAGTCTTTTGAAGAATATTATTCTCCTTATTACACAAGGGCAAACCTCTTGCGTACGTATGAAATACCAGTAAATCCGCTGCCTGATGAGAGCAAATGGAATGTGCCACAACATATAACTGAAGAAGTAGTAAATCCACCTAAAAGAGGGAAAAGGCAGCCAGGAAGACCtcaaaaagaaagatacaaaatatatgatgaaataaattcAAAGAAGTACAAGGTTTCATGCGGCAACTGCGGAGGagaagggcataacaaaagatcttCCAAAAATGCAcccaaaatgaaataa